The window GCCGCGGCGGATGGCGCGGGTGAGTTTGGAGAGATCCTCCTGAAATGCGCCGAGCATTTCCAGCACCGCATCCTTGTTGGTCAGGAACACGTCCCGCCACATGGTGGGATCGGAGGCGGCAATGCGGGTGAAATCGCGAAAGCCACCGGCCGAGAATTTCAACACTTCCGAGCGCGTCACATCCTCGAGCTCGTCCGCGGTGCCGACGATGGTGTAGGCAATCAGATGTGGCAGATGGCTGGTCACCGCCAGCACCAGGTCATGATGATCGGCGGTCATCACCTCGACATTGGCGCCGAGCGTCCGCCAGAACTCCGCGAGCTTGTCGACCGCGGCGGCATCACCCCCCTCGGGCGGCGTGAGGATGCACCAGCGGTTGATGAACAGTTCGGCGAAGCCGGCATCAGGGCCGGAGTTCTCGGTGCCGGCCACCGGGTGAGCCGGAATGAAATGCACGGTATCCGGCAGATACGGGGCCATCGCGCGCAGCACCGACCCCTTGACCGAGCCGACATCGGACACGATCGCGCCCGGCTTCAAGTGTGGGGCGATGTCTTGCGCCACCGCGGCGCAAACGCCGACCGGGACGCTGGCGATGACGAGATCAGCGTCTTTGACCGCCTCCGCGTTCGAGGTCGCGATCCGGTCCGCAAGTTTCAGCTCGGTGGCGCGAGCGCGAACGTCGGTTGATGCGTCGGTCGCAACCAGCTCTCCAGCGAGACCGAGCTGCCGCACCGCGTGCGCGATCGAGGATCCGATCAACCCGAGACCGATCAGCGCAACCCGTGGGAACTGCGGTGTTGTGGCCACTTCAGGTCCCCATGAATTCGGTCAGGGCTTCGACCACCAGGCGGTTCGCTTCCTCGGTGCCAATCGTCATCCGTAATGAATTCGGCAGTTTGTAATTCTTCAGCGCACGCAGGATCAGGCCGCGTTGGGTGAGAAAGGCGTCTGCCTCGTCGGACGTTTTTCCCTTGTCGAGCGGGAAATGGATCAGGATGAAGTTGCCGACGCTCGGCGTCACCTTCAGGCCGAGCTTGCCGATATCTTCGGTCAACAATGTGCGCCAGCGCTCGTTGTGCGTACGCGACATCTCGTAGTGCTCGGTGTCCTCCAACGCCGCGACGGCGGCGAGCATGGCGGGTGTCGAGACGTTGAA is drawn from Bradyrhizobium prioriisuperbiae and contains these coding sequences:
- a CDS encoding prephenate/arogenate dehydrogenase family protein; translation: MATTPQFPRVALIGLGLIGSSIAHAVRQLGLAGELVATDASTDVRARATELKLADRIATSNAEAVKDADLVIASVPVGVCAAVAQDIAPHLKPGAIVSDVGSVKGSVLRAMAPYLPDTVHFIPAHPVAGTENSGPDAGFAELFINRWCILTPPEGGDAAAVDKLAEFWRTLGANVEVMTADHHDLVLAVTSHLPHLIAYTIVGTADELEDVTRSEVLKFSAGGFRDFTRIAASDPTMWRDVFLTNKDAVLEMLGAFQEDLSKLTRAIRRGDGEALFEHFTRTRAIRRGIVNLGQETASPDFGRPHGPLPKAPEKP